Below is a window of Rhodamnia argentea isolate NSW1041297 chromosome 11, ASM2092103v1, whole genome shotgun sequence DNA.
tttttttaaaatgtttatttaagtgcaaactCCGATGAagtcgccggaatttcttgccgttggcactatagtgatcgttttttctccaatttggcacttaagtgatcccaaaCAAAATATTGACttcaaagtgagcaccgtacataaatattgacatttgaggTGTTCTTATGCCTTttaaaattgatacaaataaatttcatgtgatttgatttgaagCATTGGTTTAAATGCAAATGACTTTATGCGGGTAGCTTATATAGATAAAATTATAAAGAGATTAGACAATCCTAATTTTGTAAAATGACGCATACAATTTGTTTAAATTGTTATTTTCGTATCGATTTAGAgcacgcatggtaacacttctgtaATAGAATTTATGCTATTAAAGTACTTCTGGAGAGcataaatccgtttgataacgcAATTTACGCAACTTTATTTTCTTctggggcattttttttttctctagacATAGTTTTGGTGCACTACtgaatagaaatccgtttggtaacgcaattttggagcaaaaatttatttatttaggcaacttcatttttctacttttggagcagTCTTCGGGAATCCGTTTGCCATGTATGTATGCACTTGACTTGACGCCACCATAAGCATTTTTCGGCTTCTCTAAGACCAGACTATTCACGGTTTGAATTACGCTGCTGCTTCTGTGGGGCATGTTGTTAGATTGATCGATTTTTCACTTCAAAAGGGTACGTGGTGTGCTTGTAAGTATTCAAATAACTCGGGTGACGGGGATAGTAAAAGGGAAATCaagacaaaaatcaaaatccctCCGGCTCAGTTGTATTACGTGTGCTTGTGGTTCGGCTTCGACTGCATTTCAACTCGAATAGGACATTTGCGGTTGCAAACTACTAATACCAACTGTCATCCCCCGATAAAAAGACATGAGTTTCTTTTCGTATCGCTTTGCCGTTAATTCTTTAACATGACGTTTTGAACAGTGAAATCATGAACAAACGATAGCGTTTAACTTGTGAATGTCATGTTTTATCAAAAGGGAACTCTATAAAATTCAAGCATAAAAATTACAGAGTATGATTCTTATGTGGCATGATCGGCAGGCATCCTATGTGACATGATCGGCAGCGGGATTGCATCGAAAAGGAAGGGACGATATTATAGCGACAGAAACTAATGAAATCAGCCATGCTTTGGAAGCAAGAAGATCACCCCAATTGCTCTAAGAAGTTTCTAGTACATCGAATGATAGTCGGGATGGTCTCTCCCTATGCAAAAACATCGATGCCGGCAATCGAGTTGGAGATGATCAAACTTTGAGGATAGAAGTCGAGCAAGAGGAAGAGATGACAATGATTCTTCAGCATTCATCAAGAGTCGATGGTATCTATACTACCTTGTGAAACAGACTTTTGAATTACATATAATCCAACGTCATTTCATAATCAATTTATGGATAGGCATAATGAATAAGGAGAAGTCCTAATGCTCAAATAATAAAATTCTATACGTGCTTGGATTTTGGTATTTCCTTTGATCCTTGCAactctttttttccaattcttttcGACTTTCTCTTCTGCTGGTCGAttttggctccgtttgtttccaaaaaatgaatggcttgaaaaatattttcttaaaaataattgcttgaaataatcagaccaatgaaaaaaatttctactatCGACAACAACTGAtgtctaaacctttttcatgaaTGGTGAAAGTATTTGCGTCCATTCATTTTGTAGGCGATACAAACAGTAATTTctaagataatatttttcaaattatttattctcgcgaaacaaacgaattgattaaaaattcttCGCTACCCTGTCAAAATTGTCAACTTGGCCAGTGAGCTATCTCTTACAAACAACGAGGTGGTCCTCAATATTGAAGTTCAACAAGGCTggcataaaagagagagagagagagagatcatatgTGATTTATATACTGTTTTTTTTCAACAGGTATccgtttttcttttcattgatgCAATTTGATTTAGTGTATAGTCGtacttttcattatttttcttttcctgttcaTCCTTGTCCTAATATGTATGCAATTTCAGCTTTCCTGATATAAAGGAAATAAGTAAAGGATTGTTGTTTctgttatatatataaaaatattaaattgttCGGTTTTGTTGatttaaaagaaacaaattgataattatttttcaactgctcttgaaaaaaaaaaaaaattggccctcAATAAACTCACTCTTAGAGACGCCGAAATTAGACGCGCACCGCCTTTTGACAAAACTCTAGTTCTTGGAGAGGAACTTCTCGGCGTGTGCTCATTACTGATGATGACAcgagattcggtgatcggccgtcGTATGAGCTTTGATGCTACAACAGATagaggtgagcaaatcggatcaCCCGAACCGGGACCACCCGAACCGGACCGAAACCGGCTGTCTAGTTCTCGGTTCTAGAAGGCGGCGGACTGGTTCCCGATTCTAAGGGCATAAAACCGGACCATAccggttgatttttttttttttaaattaacccTAAACAGATTAAGACCGGTTACGGGCGCATTTCTTCATATCTCTTCTCTATCCTCTGTTATACATCCCCCTctgaacatatttttttttttctcatatagAGGTTTGCGACGACTCCAGCAATCAATTCTCGAAGTGTCCATAGTTTGTAGACATTTTCTAGTAGGAATGAACCATTCCCATACTATAGATTAAAACATATTCTGGGAGATAAGATCTTGTTAATTCTGTGCACTTGACTTTGATTGTGCACATAATTAACTCCCTTATGAAATTTCTGGATGCTCTTCACCACTAATTCATTACCAGTCCATGTTCTTCTTTAGACCAAAATCCATGTTATATGGCTTTGCCTCGGCATAAAGTTATCACTTGGCAAAGTTGACCTTGTACAGGAAAAGTTGGCGTTACTCAACCAAGTGGAAGCAGCAAAACCTGAGCTGCAGGTTGAGAAGTTGAAGTGCAGATCGAGAGACATAAACCAATGACGAAAGGTGCCATATTAGGTTGAAGTTGAACAGACATCGAAGTGGGAATTTTGATGGTTGATGCATCAGTAGTTGAGAATATAAATCGGTTTATGAGCGATCCGACCTTGATAGCTGAATGAACTCATAGAAAAGATAGTTTCACACAACGATGATTTTCGAGAGAGAAGCTTCATGTTACTAGTTCCTTAGAATTGtttaggaaccggaccggaccgacggtCCAATCCCCGATTTTGAAAAAtgggaatcgggaccaccggtccggttctcgattcttgaagggaaccggatcggatcggGAATTGATCACTCCTAACAACAGATCTGTCTTTAGAGAATGGGCCAGGGCCAATCTTTATAAACAATACTAAattgattcacttttcaaattttcttattttacttgCTTCATGTTTATCTTAAAGTTGTGTACTATTTTTATCATATGAAAGGAACATTTCcgtctggaaaaaaaaaaaaataacaaatgacAACTTGCGTACTATTCCTTCGGAAAAAACCCACCAAAGAACGGAGAAGTTACgtcgtatatatatatatatataggaattGACCGTTGAcgtccttcgtcttcttctcccAGAGGATTCCCCGCAACTCCGTCGAACCAACGCGGCACCACCACCGAGCAACCCCCCTTCTCACGAGGCGGTTCACCGCCCGACAACCCTCCATATAACCCCACTCTCCATCTCTCCAAAGCCCTCCACTTCCCACTCAGACACGTCCAAGGCACAGGCTGAGAGACACGAGCGAGCGCTCCAATGGAAGCCGAATCATCACCGTGCGTCGTGGCGCCCCAACTCCCTACTGCCCTTTCATCGCCCAGCGTCAAAGTGTCTCCCTTTTCTCACCCGATTCGCGTTGTTTGATGCAGGTTCGAGAGCAGCGAGATGCTGGCGAGCTTCTTGGCGTCGACGCCGTTCCTGGCGGAGTCGTGGAGAGCGTGTAGCTTCGCCAACTCCGAAGCTCCGAGGAGCTTCGTGGCGGAGCTTCGTGGTGAGGTCGGGTACCTGGCGTTCTCGGGCGTCCAggcgatcgaccggtccgagCCGACTTGCGGGACCCTGATGGCGCTGGGCGAGTGTGGGTGCAGGGATCTGTTCTCGCCGTTGACGttcgacggcgacggcgaggcCGAAGAGACGGTCAAGGTGGACGCCGGATTCCTCCGTCTCTTCCTGGGATTCTACCAGCGACGGGATTTGCAGAACCAGGTACAGATAAGTCCTTAACTTGTttgtctttgttcttttttgggtaattaCAGTACATCTTCGTCTGCCGAACATCATCAACTTCCACGAAATTACGGTTCAGCATATTTTATGTCAGTCAAGTTCGTACCTAGTGTATATGAATACGACATTTCAAGAGCCCAAAACGTCGCAGTTTAGCTCGATTTTCAAAGCAGAAAAGAACCAAGAAAATGGCGGTTGGTAGGAAAATGGATAAACATTTGTATGGAAGACTTAATTAAAGtttatttaatctaatatgATCTGATTTCTGTTTCTGCCTAATAGTTTTTGACCCGGAAATTGAGAATGACAAAAAGTTTTTTTGTATGGCAACTAACGATGTTTGGATGCTaaccaggaaaaagaagaaaaaagatgattaGGCATGTATAAAGTTTTCTGCAATTCTTGCTTTTGTGATCCTTCTCCTTCAGGCATTGAGCTGCTTTTTGTGTGCAGATTCAGGAATTACTGGGAAATGTTAAGATGATTATCCTCACAGGCCATTCCTTTGGAGCGACAACCGCCTCTCTCACTGCTCTCTGGCTCCTCTCCCATCTACAGCCCACGGCATCTCCCATCTCAGTCCTCTGCCTCACCTTCGGCACTCCCTTGCTCGGCAACAAGTCCCTTTCCCGAGCCATTCTCCGAGAAAGATGGGGCGGGAGCTTCTGTAACGTCGTCTCGAAGCTCGATGTGGTGCCGAGACTGTTCTTCGCTCCGCTAgcctccttggctcctcaactgCACTTGCTGCTTCAGTTTTGGCAAGTCGCTGCTGCTTCTCCCAGTTTAGAACAGCTTGTTGGAGAACTGCGAAAACAGAATTTCAATGAATTCTTCAGCAACGTCATGGATTGTGCTAAAGATGCCGCACAATCAGGAGGAGGGGCTAACAACAGTTTGTTTTGGCCCTTGGGAAGCTACCTATTCTGTTCAGAAGAGGGAGCGATCTGTCTGGATAATGCAACTTCTGTTATTAAGATGATGCATTTGATGCTCGAGACAGTCTCTCCAGCTTCCAGTTTTGAGAATCATCTGAAGTGTTTTGAGGATCATCTGAAGTATGGTTATTATACAGGACTACTTTCTTTGCAATTCCTGAAAAGGATAAACACCAGCGGCCTCTCCGCGTCAAGCTACGAAGCTGGCGTCTTCTTAGCATTACAATCCTCAGGAATAAATCCACAGGTAATTAAATGCTTCTCAAATCCGCACGAAACGCTATCTTCTAGGCATCCTAAACCGACTCAAAAGTAGAGTCTATCAAATCTTGTACTAGGACATCCTTAAGTTCTTAGTCTTCACTTTGTGGGTTGTTTCTTTAATCACTGTGCAGGATGACAATATTTCAAAACCAGCTAAAGATTGCCTCCAGATGGCTCGGCACATGGGACGTGCACCGAACCTGAACAATGCTCATCTAGCTATAAGACTATCTAAGATAACGCCCTGCAGAGCACAGCTCGAGTGGTATAAGGCACGCTGCGACGAGTCCGAGGATCAACTTGGCTATTACGACACATTCAAGGAATATGGAGCATCCAGGAGGGAGTCCACGATCGACATGAACCTGTTCAGACTTGCCGCATTCTGGAATGATGTCGTAGGCATGGTAGAACGGAATGAACTCTCGTACGATTTCCACCGCAGGTCCAAGTGGAACAATGCAGCCCACTTCTATAGGCTCCTCGCCGAGCCCTTGGAAATCGCTCGCTATTACCGTCGTGGCATGCACCGACAGAAGGGACACTACATCAAGCATGGAAGGGACAGGAGATTCCAGATTTTGGACAGATGGTGGAATCGAAGGATTGCTGTTGCGGCGCAAGAACCACAACAAATTAACAACAAGCGTAGTCGGAGCAGGCACACAAGCTTTACTCAAGATTCTTTGTTTTGGGCAAAGGTGGAGGAAGCGAAGGACTGGCTCAAGCACGTGAGAAAGGAAAGGGACTCGAATAAGTTGGGATCGCTTTTGGCGAACATGAAGGATTTCGAGAAGTATGCGAATGAGCTAATTGCAAGGAAGGAGGTGTCCATAGATGTTCTGGCTAAGAACTCCAGTTACAGCTTATGGGCCGAGGATTGGAAAGCTTTGAAGTTGGAGTTC
It encodes the following:
- the LOC115755890 gene encoding lipase-like PAD4 isoform X1, with amino-acid sequence MEAESSPFESSEMLASFLASTPFLAESWRACSFANSEAPRSFVAELRGEVGYLAFSGVQAIDRSEPTCGTLMALGECGCRDLFSPLTFDGDGEAEETVKVDAGFLRLFLGFYQRRDLQNQIQELLGNVKMIILTGHSFGATTASLTALWLLSHLQPTASPISVLCLTFGTPLLGNKSLSRAILRERWGGSFCNVVSKLDVVPRLFFAPLASLAPQLHLLLQFWQVAAASPSLEQLVGELRKQNFNEFFSNVMDCAKDAAQSGGGANNSLFWPLGSYLFCSEEGAICLDNATSVIKMMHLMLETVSPASSFENHLKCFEDHLKYGYYTGLLSLQFLKRINTSGLSASSYEAGVFLALQSSGINPQDDNISKPAKDCLQMARHMGRAPNLNNAHLAIRLSKITPCRAQLEWYKARCDESEDQLGYYDTFKEYGASRRESTIDMNLFRLAAFWNDVVGMVERNELSYDFHRRSKWNNAAHFYRLLAEPLEIARYYRRGMHRQKGHYIKHGRDRRFQILDRWWNRRIAVAAQEPQQINNKRSRSRHTSFTQDSLFWAKVEEAKDWLKHVRKERDSNKLGSLLANMKDFEKYANELIARKEVSIDVLAKNSSYSLWAEDWKALKLEFQQPPSDPALNGMDCD
- the LOC115755890 gene encoding lipase-like PAD4 isoform X2, with product MEAESSPFESSEMLASFLASTPSPRSFVAELRGEVGYLAFSGVQAIDRSEPTCGTLMALGECGCRDLFSPLTFDGDGEAEETVKVDAGFLRLFLGFYQRRDLQNQIQELLGNVKMIILTGHSFGATTASLTALWLLSHLQPTASPISVLCLTFGTPLLGNKSLSRAILRERWGGSFCNVVSKLDVVPRLFFAPLASLAPQLHLLLQFWQVAAASPSLEQLVGELRKQNFNEFFSNVMDCAKDAAQSGGGANNSLFWPLGSYLFCSEEGAICLDNATSVIKMMHLMLETVSPASSFENHLKCFEDHLKYGYYTGLLSLQFLKRINTSGLSASSYEAGVFLALQSSGINPQDDNISKPAKDCLQMARHMGRAPNLNNAHLAIRLSKITPCRAQLEWYKARCDESEDQLGYYDTFKEYGASRRESTIDMNLFRLAAFWNDVVGMVERNELSYDFHRRSKWNNAAHFYRLLAEPLEIARYYRRGMHRQKGHYIKHGRDRRFQILDRWWNRRIAVAAQEPQQINNKRSRSRHTSFTQDSLFWAKVEEAKDWLKHVRKERDSNKLGSLLANMKDFEKYANELIARKEVSIDVLAKNSSYSLWAEDWKALKLEFQQPPSDPALNGMDCD
- the LOC115755890 gene encoding lipase-like PAD4 isoform X3 — protein: MEAESSPFESSEMLASFLVAELRGEVGYLAFSGVQAIDRSEPTCGTLMALGECGCRDLFSPLTFDGDGEAEETVKVDAGFLRLFLGFYQRRDLQNQIQELLGNVKMIILTGHSFGATTASLTALWLLSHLQPTASPISVLCLTFGTPLLGNKSLSRAILRERWGGSFCNVVSKLDVVPRLFFAPLASLAPQLHLLLQFWQVAAASPSLEQLVGELRKQNFNEFFSNVMDCAKDAAQSGGGANNSLFWPLGSYLFCSEEGAICLDNATSVIKMMHLMLETVSPASSFENHLKCFEDHLKYGYYTGLLSLQFLKRINTSGLSASSYEAGVFLALQSSGINPQDDNISKPAKDCLQMARHMGRAPNLNNAHLAIRLSKITPCRAQLEWYKARCDESEDQLGYYDTFKEYGASRRESTIDMNLFRLAAFWNDVVGMVERNELSYDFHRRSKWNNAAHFYRLLAEPLEIARYYRRGMHRQKGHYIKHGRDRRFQILDRWWNRRIAVAAQEPQQINNKRSRSRHTSFTQDSLFWAKVEEAKDWLKHVRKERDSNKLGSLLANMKDFEKYANELIARKEVSIDVLAKNSSYSLWAEDWKALKLEFQQPPSDPALNGMDCD